One Helianthus annuus cultivar XRQ/B chromosome 12, HanXRQr2.0-SUNRISE, whole genome shotgun sequence genomic region harbors:
- the LOC110893234 gene encoding putative F-box only protein 15: MADLPVHTIVFEILTRVPAKDVGRSKSVCKQWYALLSTQDFVRIHCSRSLVSSNQRVLLIDDLTCSVHPIIFQSNDYGPSSIVTFPFHHHNNDVSILSHLNGLLCVCLNHTYKLLLWNPTTTAFKHLSTPDSHGFYINNLDAIGLYVDADDDYKVLHIKRRSGVLGVYVYSREVDSWRSIPFITRQEYLSPHFNWSAGTFCGGTLYFTVCECWVGGTNVVICFDVNSEQFKEISFPPVPSTGMVQGVLVNVKNELHMFASTGMFEMTIDLWTLQGDYWIKDLSCPPIPPISLSLWCDITHYVTNGNWFVMTKLGKLFTIEMDMKPFECFYPVTWFRGFKGAVFVETIVSPSI, encoded by the coding sequence ATGGCTGACCTTCCTGTTCATACAATCGTGTTTGAGATATTAACGAGGGTGCCAGCGAAGGATGTAGGTCGTTCTAAGAGTGTATGTAAGCAATGGTACGCGTTACTGTCAACACAAGATTTCGTAAGGATACATTGTTCTCGCTCATTAGTTTCATCTAATCAGAGAGTTCTACTAATTGACGACCTAACATGCTCTGTTCATCCGATCATCTTTCAATCCAATGACTATGGGCCAAGCTCCATAGTTACATTTCCATTCCATCACCATAATAATGATGTCTCAATACTTTCACATTTGAACGGATTGTTGTGTGTTTGCTTGAATCATACATACAAGCTGcttctttggaatccaacaacTACTGCTTTCAAGCATTTGTCAACCCCTGATTCTCATGGATTCTATATAAATAACCTTGATGCCATTGGTTTGTACGTTGACGCTGACGATGATTACAAGGTCTTGCATATAAAGCGTAGGAGTGGTGTACTTGGTGTCTATGTTTATTCTAGGGAAGTAGACTCTTGGAGAAGTATTCCTTTCATAACAAGACAAGAGTACCTAAGCCCTCATTTCAATTGGTCAGCTGGCACATTTTGTGGTGGTACTCTATATTTCACTGTTTGCGAATGTTGGGTTGGAGGTACGAATGTGGTGATTTGTTTTGATGTTAATTCGGAGCAGTTCAAGGAGATAAGCTTTCCACCCGTTCCTTCTACAGGAATGGTTCAAGGTGTTTTAGTGAATGTAAAAAATGAGCTTCACATGTTTGCTAGCACTGGCATGTTTGAGATGACAATTGACCTATGGACGCTACAAGGGGATTACTGGATTAAGGACTTATCATGTCCTCCGATCCCCCCGATATCATTGTCATTGTGGTGCGATATAACACATTATGTGACAAATGGTAATTGGTTTGTGATGACTAAATTAGGGAAGTTGTTTACAATTGAAATGGATATGAAGCCCTTCGAATGTTTTTATCCCGTTACTTGGTTTCGAGGTTTTAAGGGTGCGGTGTTTGTGGAGACCATTGTTTCACCAAGTATTTAG